From the Opitutus sp. ER46 genome, one window contains:
- a CDS encoding ABC transporter ATP-binding protein has translation MTSGSPSSAAAPAAILTARGLAKTYLSGTQRLHVLQAVDLDVAAGQSVSIRGESGSGKSTLLNLLSGLDAPDVGTLTWAGQPPSVDRRATYLGMVFQSFYLIPELDARQNVLMAARMIGIPRARDLARANDLLARVGLAGRAHHLPAQLSGGERQRVAVARALMNTPQLLLADEPTGNLDEHTGDAVIDLLVGLCRETQTALVLVTHNAAHAAKTDRQLFLHDGVLRELSSGKA, from the coding sequence CGGGCTGGCGAAGACGTACCTCAGCGGCACGCAGCGTCTGCACGTGCTGCAAGCCGTCGACCTCGACGTCGCGGCGGGCCAGAGCGTCTCGATCCGCGGCGAATCGGGCTCGGGCAAGTCCACGCTGCTCAACCTTCTCTCGGGGCTCGATGCGCCCGACGTCGGCACCCTCACCTGGGCCGGCCAGCCGCCGAGCGTCGATCGCCGCGCGACGTACCTCGGGATGGTGTTCCAGTCCTTCTACCTGATCCCGGAACTCGACGCCCGGCAGAACGTGCTGATGGCGGCGCGCATGATCGGCATCCCGCGCGCGCGCGACCTCGCCCGTGCCAACGACCTCCTCGCGCGCGTCGGACTCGCCGGCCGCGCGCACCACCTGCCGGCGCAGTTGTCGGGCGGCGAACGTCAGCGCGTCGCGGTGGCGCGCGCGCTCATGAACACGCCGCAGCTCCTCCTGGCGGACGAGCCGACGGGCAATCTCGATGAGCACACGGGCGACGCGGTGATCGATCTCCTGGTCGGGCTTTGCCGCGAAACGCAGACGGCGCTGGTGCTCGTCACGCACAACGCCGCGCACGCCGCGAAGACCGATCGCCAGCTCTTCCTCCACGACGGCGTCCTGCGCGAACTCAGCTCGGGCAAGGCCTGA